From one Candidatus Hydrogenedentota bacterium genomic stretch:
- the pheA gene encoding prephenate dehydratase, producing MSLDELRKRIDELDSEILRCLNERAKCAMTIGDIKRANNAAYYVPERERAVYDKLQRENKGPLAEAAVKAIYREIISAVRALEKPVDVAFLGPRDTFSHKASLRIFGTHATYHPVAAVDDIFTEVERFRVDYGVVPVETSMGGSISDTLDRFLSSDVKIVNEIMLHIVENLLSNSPLEEISKVYSKAQPFIQCRNWLKANLPTAKLVETSSTAEAARVAAGEPGAAAIASDLAAETYNLNILVRGIEDASANFTRFFVIGRQLAKPTGNDKTSILCYIKDRPGALYDLLTPLREAKINLTRIESRPSRRKAWDYVFFIDMNGHCEDPDVKKALQELSHYCTELKVLGSFPGGDLVY from the coding sequence GTGAGCCTGGACGAATTGCGAAAGCGAATCGACGAACTGGATTCCGAGATTCTGCGGTGTCTCAACGAACGCGCCAAATGCGCCATGACGATCGGCGACATCAAGAGAGCCAACAACGCGGCGTATTACGTGCCCGAGCGCGAGCGGGCCGTGTACGACAAGCTCCAGCGCGAAAACAAGGGGCCGCTTGCTGAAGCTGCGGTAAAGGCAATCTACCGCGAGATCATCAGCGCGGTCCGGGCGCTCGAAAAACCCGTGGACGTGGCGTTTCTGGGACCCCGCGACACCTTCAGCCACAAGGCATCGCTGCGGATTTTCGGGACCCATGCCACCTACCACCCGGTGGCGGCGGTCGACGACATTTTCACCGAAGTCGAGCGATTCCGCGTCGATTACGGCGTTGTGCCAGTTGAAACATCGATGGGCGGCAGCATCAGCGACACGCTCGATCGTTTCTTGAGTTCAGACGTCAAAATCGTGAACGAAATCATGCTGCACATCGTTGAGAACCTGCTGTCGAATTCGCCGCTGGAAGAGATAAGCAAAGTATATTCGAAAGCCCAGCCATTCATACAGTGCCGCAACTGGCTCAAAGCCAACCTTCCCACGGCCAAGCTGGTCGAGACCTCGAGCACGGCCGAGGCCGCGCGCGTTGCCGCGGGCGAGCCCGGCGCGGCGGCTATCGCGAGCGATCTCGCCGCCGAAACCTACAACCTCAACATCCTCGTCCGCGGAATCGAGGACGCTTCGGCGAACTTCACGCGGTTCTTCGTCATTGGGCGTCAGTTGGCGAAACCCACCGGAAACGACAAGACGTCTATCCTGTGCTACATCAAGGATCGGCCGGGGGCGTTGTACGATTTGCTGACGCCGTTGCGGGAAGCTAAAATCAATCTGACTCGCATCGAGTCACGGCCCTCGCGGCGCAAAGCGTGGGATTACGTGTTCTTCATCGACATGAACGGCCACTGCGAAGATCCCGATGTGAAGAAGGCGCTGCAGGAATTGTCGCATTATTGCACGGAACTCAAGGTCCTCGGGTCGTTCCCGGGCGGCGATTTGGTGTATTAG
- a CDS encoding Gfo/Idh/MocA family oxidoreductase, protein MSSLRWGILSTARIGKSVMRGIGMSNACCMQAVASRDKSRAIEWAKENGIPRAFGSYDELLHSGEVDAIYNPLPNSMHAEWTIRALEAGLPVLCEKPFTTNAAEARKVVQAARSKHLPVAEAFMYRYHPVYDRVRALIDEGAVGDIVTIRSTFSFPLDDPNDIRLKPELAGGALMDVGCYCVNFARMMARCEPVCASAFVRQGAVDKTVIACLEFPNKLLAYFECSFETHVRMRAVIEGTGGTLILPSPWFPGEDRADIILRHGDQETREHTPGADTYQLEVEDFVNACRTRQPTRWPAEDAIANMAVIDAIHLSAKERCPVKVANA, encoded by the coding sequence ATGTCAAGCCTGCGCTGGGGAATCCTGAGCACTGCCCGAATCGGGAAGAGCGTGATGCGGGGCATCGGTATGAGCAACGCCTGTTGTATGCAGGCCGTCGCCAGCCGCGACAAATCGCGCGCGATCGAGTGGGCCAAGGAAAACGGCATTCCCCGCGCGTTCGGCTCCTACGATGAGTTGCTGCACTCGGGCGAAGTCGACGCCATCTACAACCCGCTGCCCAACAGCATGCATGCCGAATGGACCATCAGGGCTCTCGAGGCCGGTCTCCCTGTATTGTGCGAAAAGCCGTTCACGACCAACGCAGCCGAGGCCCGGAAAGTCGTCCAGGCGGCCAGGAGCAAGCACCTGCCCGTAGCCGAGGCCTTCATGTACCGCTACCATCCCGTCTACGACCGCGTCCGTGCGCTGATTGACGAGGGCGCCGTCGGCGATATTGTCACCATCCGGAGCACCTTCTCGTTTCCTCTCGACGACCCGAACGATATCCGTCTCAAGCCTGAATTGGCCGGCGGAGCGTTGATGGACGTCGGGTGTTACTGCGTGAATTTCGCGCGCATGATGGCCCGCTGCGAACCCGTGTGCGCCAGCGCGTTTGTTCGCCAGGGCGCCGTCGATAAGACCGTGATCGCGTGCCTCGAGTTTCCCAACAAACTGCTCGCGTATTTCGAGTGCAGTTTCGAGACCCATGTCCGTATGCGGGCCGTGATCGAAGGCACCGGCGGAACGCTCATCCTGCCCAGTCCGTGGTTCCCTGGCGAAGACCGGGCGGACATCATTCTGCGCCACGGCGACCAGGAAACACGCGAACACACGCCAGGCGCGGATACGTATCAGCTCGAGGTCGAGGATTTCGTCAACGCATGCCGGACCCGCCAGCCGACCCGTTGGCCCGCCGAAGACGCTATTGCCAACATGGCCGTGATCGACGCCATCCACCTGTCGGCAAAAGAGCGCTGCCCGGTCAAGGTTGCCAACGCCTGA
- a CDS encoding type II secretion system protein, with amino-acid sequence MYTGKGWGFTLIELLVVIAIISILAGLLAVGLPRALELAKVRDVDTDFNAIRNALSVYASEHGGYPPAYGYYTGYDTAGGAPLMYLQPYLARIGLFGVTDLYDRFSDTNDANRNGAVDRLEYTPAGIQTGPNRYLFAEDPASPDYEPLYIGVPPLVPSQVQAPYIYLPVNKRQADQYATWFFKKWKATDMVKYMYAIDDGAGPGNNPIDDYNMSFPTPQYDDYVLIGVGPWGQTGGITDNAPPVADIKLQYHIDVLRAYVLATRDANENGQLDFDFQARKQGEGTRGA; translated from the coding sequence ATGTACACGGGCAAAGGCTGGGGCTTTACCCTGATCGAGCTTCTTGTCGTTATCGCGATTATAAGTATCCTTGCCGGCCTGCTGGCGGTGGGATTGCCCAGAGCGCTGGAACTGGCCAAGGTCCGCGATGTCGACACGGATTTCAACGCCATACGCAACGCGTTGTCCGTGTATGCCTCCGAGCATGGCGGGTATCCCCCCGCCTACGGCTACTACACCGGTTATGATACGGCGGGCGGCGCGCCGCTTATGTATCTCCAGCCATACCTCGCCCGGATCGGCCTGTTTGGAGTGACGGATTTGTATGACCGCTTTTCCGATACCAACGATGCCAACCGAAACGGCGCGGTGGACCGCCTCGAGTACACCCCGGCGGGAATACAGACCGGCCCCAACAGGTACCTGTTTGCGGAGGACCCGGCCAGCCCGGACTACGAGCCGCTGTACATTGGCGTCCCTCCCCTCGTGCCGTCCCAGGTGCAGGCGCCGTATATTTACCTTCCTGTGAACAAGCGCCAGGCCGACCAGTACGCAACGTGGTTCTTCAAGAAATGGAAGGCCACGGACATGGTCAAATACATGTACGCCATTGACGACGGCGCGGGCCCGGGCAACAACCCCATCGATGACTACAACATGTCTTTCCCCACACCGCAATATGACGATTATGTCTTGATCGGCGTCGGTCCGTGGGGGCAGACGGGAGGCATTACGGACAATGCGCCGCCCGTCGCCGACATCAAGCTGCAGTACCATATTGACGTGCTGAGGGCCTATGTGCTGGCCACGCGCGACGCCAATGAAAACGGCCAGCTCGACTTCGATTTTCAAGCCCGCAAACAGGGGGAAGGTACGCGTGGGGC
- the acpS gene encoding holo-ACP synthase, with amino-acid sequence MILGIGTDIVDVAEMARRIERGRVLRVFSDAELAYADEKPKRRMQTLAARWAAKEAFAKALGTGIRAEWDLAELEVIRGEGGQPELRLGPSLRGLLPDGARVHLTLSHTKTYALAVVLIERAQGQGTGEL; translated from the coding sequence ATGATCCTCGGCATCGGGACGGATATCGTGGACGTGGCGGAGATGGCGCGCCGCATCGAACGCGGCAGGGTCTTGCGGGTGTTCAGCGACGCCGAGCTTGCGTACGCCGACGAGAAGCCGAAGCGCCGGATGCAGACCCTCGCCGCGCGCTGGGCGGCCAAGGAGGCCTTCGCTAAAGCGCTTGGGACCGGCATCCGCGCGGAGTGGGATTTGGCGGAGCTCGAAGTAATCCGTGGCGAGGGCGGACAACCCGAGTTGCGGCTGGGCCCGTCCCTGCGCGGCCTGTTGCCCGACGGCGCGCGGGTCCATCTCACGTTGTCGCATACTAAGACCTATGCCCTCGCGGTGGTGCTGATCGAGAGGGCTCAGGGGCAAGGGACTGGAGAATTGTGA
- a CDS encoding 3'-5' exonuclease, producing the protein MNYAMTSKMATLNEAQREAVKHPVGPALVLAGAGTGKTRVIIERLAWLVDECGVEPRHLLAMTFTNRAADEMRGRLAQRLGMRRVGAWLGTFHAFGLYVLRREIGMLRRSRQFTVMDDGDQLTLMKRLVKELPARYVQVSPRQALQWISLRKQDLRTPEDTSVDGEDEACRALWDRYHRALEKSNGLDFDDLLVLSARVFREHDEVRARYGRRFAYVHVDEYQDTNRAQYVIARELVRDHGNLFVVGDEDQSIYAWRGASIRNILDFESDFPGALVYRLEENYRSTSTILNVANAVVLNNVGRLGKTLRTTRKETQPVRVYEATDAEDEARFVAHDIAGSELSPQGTAVLFRTNAQARLIEEALRRNGMAYVVIGGVSFYGRKEVKDILAYLRIIVNPADDQAVRRVLNVPTRGIGDHAMETIEAYGAERGRPLFEILREVEHDQTLSLRAREGASRFVHIVDDLALQAKTKPLAEVVNSLLSAIQYRDYVKRSDERDFRTGLEIVEEFVSACVRFDEEKRGELREFLEELALSSQVDELDPNAPAIKLLTCHSAKGLEFDNVYLIGLEEGLLPHASALESETEVEEERRLCYVAMTRARDRLTLSLARSRIVFGMREMREPSRFLGEVPSNLLERVEPAKAEGRGGEPKPSAKPAADPDEIKMGTHVRHAQFGPGVVMYTKGTGKKLRAHIRFQSGRTREFMVSVAPLEILERKKR; encoded by the coding sequence GTGAATTATGCAATGACATCCAAAATGGCAACCCTTAACGAGGCTCAGCGCGAGGCCGTCAAACACCCAGTGGGCCCTGCCCTGGTCCTGGCCGGGGCCGGCACTGGGAAAACGCGCGTCATTATCGAACGCCTTGCCTGGTTAGTTGATGAGTGCGGTGTGGAGCCGCGCCATCTGTTAGCTATGACATTCACCAACCGCGCCGCCGACGAGATGCGCGGCAGGCTGGCGCAACGGCTCGGGATGCGCCGTGTCGGAGCGTGGCTGGGCACGTTTCATGCCTTCGGCTTGTACGTGCTTCGCCGCGAGATTGGGATGCTGAGGCGTTCCCGGCAGTTTACGGTGATGGACGACGGCGACCAGCTGACTCTGATGAAGCGCCTTGTAAAAGAGCTTCCAGCCCGGTATGTCCAGGTATCCCCCCGGCAAGCGCTCCAGTGGATCAGCCTGCGCAAACAGGACCTGAGAACTCCCGAGGACACGTCCGTTGATGGGGAGGATGAGGCGTGCCGTGCGCTGTGGGACCGCTATCACAGGGCGCTCGAGAAGAGCAATGGCCTCGATTTCGACGACCTGCTGGTCCTGTCCGCGCGGGTGTTCCGCGAGCACGATGAGGTCAGGGCGCGCTACGGGAGACGGTTCGCGTACGTGCACGTGGACGAGTACCAGGATACGAACCGGGCGCAGTACGTCATCGCCCGCGAACTGGTCCGGGATCACGGCAACTTGTTTGTCGTAGGGGACGAAGATCAGAGCATTTACGCGTGGCGCGGGGCGAGCATCCGAAACATCCTTGATTTCGAATCCGACTTTCCCGGCGCGCTGGTCTACCGCCTCGAGGAGAACTATCGTAGCACCAGCACCATCCTGAACGTGGCCAACGCGGTCGTGTTAAACAACGTAGGGCGTCTCGGCAAGACACTCCGGACGACGCGCAAGGAAACGCAGCCGGTGCGCGTGTACGAAGCCACGGACGCCGAAGACGAAGCCCGGTTTGTGGCGCACGACATCGCCGGAAGTGAATTGTCTCCGCAGGGCACGGCCGTCCTGTTCCGAACCAACGCCCAAGCGCGGCTCATCGAGGAAGCGCTCCGGAGAAACGGTATGGCCTACGTGGTCATCGGCGGCGTCTCTTTCTACGGGCGCAAAGAAGTGAAGGATATCCTGGCCTATCTCCGTATCATCGTCAACCCTGCTGACGATCAGGCGGTCCGGCGCGTGCTGAACGTGCCCACTCGCGGGATCGGCGACCATGCCATGGAGACTATCGAAGCGTATGGCGCCGAGCGCGGCCGCCCCCTTTTCGAGATTTTGCGCGAGGTCGAACATGATCAGACCCTGTCGCTCCGGGCGCGCGAGGGAGCAAGCCGCTTTGTGCATATTGTCGACGACCTTGCCCTGCAGGCAAAGACCAAGCCCCTTGCGGAGGTGGTCAATTCGTTGCTGAGCGCGATTCAATACCGGGATTATGTGAAGCGGTCCGACGAACGCGATTTTCGGACTGGGCTCGAGATCGTCGAGGAATTCGTGTCGGCATGCGTCAGATTCGACGAGGAAAAACGCGGGGAACTGCGGGAGTTTCTCGAAGAACTTGCCTTGTCGAGCCAGGTGGACGAACTCGACCCCAATGCGCCCGCGATCAAACTTCTGACCTGCCACAGCGCGAAAGGCCTTGAGTTCGACAACGTTTACTTGATAGGTTTGGAGGAAGGACTGCTGCCGCACGCGAGTGCGCTCGAGTCCGAAACCGAGGTGGAGGAAGAGCGGCGCCTGTGTTACGTTGCCATGACCCGTGCGCGTGACCGGCTTACCCTGTCACTGGCGCGGTCCCGCATCGTCTTTGGCATGCGGGAGATGCGGGAGCCCTCGCGGTTCCTGGGCGAGGTCCCCTCAAACTTGCTCGAGCGCGTCGAACCGGCGAAGGCTGAGGGGCGCGGCGGCGAGCCGAAGCCGTCGGCGAAACCGGCGGCGGACCCGGACGAAATCAAGATGGGAACGCATGTCCGGCATGCCCAGTTCGGTCCGGGCGTGGTAATGTACACCAAGGGCACGGGCAAAAAACTGCGGGCGCATATACGATTCCAGAGCGGCCGGACGCGCGAGTTCATGGTAAGCGTCGCGCCGCTGGAAATCCTCGAAAGGAAGAAACGGTGA
- a CDS encoding peptidylprolyl isomerase, which yields MKKVLSIGLAAALGLACIVIVNGCERDRMTPQRADAARKVELKLAEAEKEKENMESQHEAANTALLERAPLPDGYNGGKSPQDATLAAPETFKVQFVCSNGNFVVECHREWAPFGVDRFYNLVVQGFFNEARFFRVLPGFVVQFGINGDPALMGQWGDATIQDEPVKKGNQKGTLTFAKSPMPNSRSTQLFINLTDNTAQLDPQGFSAFGEVIEGMSVVEKISPKYGERPNQMMIQEKGNEYLKSSFPDLDYVKEAYIAK from the coding sequence GTGAAGAAGGTGCTGTCGATAGGTTTGGCCGCGGCGTTGGGACTGGCTTGTATCGTGATCGTCAATGGCTGTGAGCGCGATAGAATGACCCCCCAACGAGCGGATGCGGCGCGCAAAGTCGAACTCAAACTGGCGGAGGCCGAAAAGGAAAAGGAAAATATGGAAAGCCAACACGAAGCCGCAAACACGGCTCTATTGGAGCGCGCGCCGTTGCCCGATGGGTATAACGGAGGCAAATCACCTCAGGACGCCACCCTGGCCGCCCCCGAGACCTTCAAGGTCCAGTTCGTATGCTCGAACGGTAATTTCGTGGTTGAATGCCACCGGGAGTGGGCGCCCTTTGGCGTGGACCGCTTTTACAACCTCGTGGTCCAGGGATTCTTCAACGAAGCCCGCTTCTTCCGGGTACTGCCCGGGTTCGTGGTCCAGTTCGGGATCAACGGCGACCCCGCGCTCATGGGGCAGTGGGGTGATGCGACCATCCAGGACGAACCCGTCAAGAAAGGCAACCAGAAAGGCACCCTCACCTTCGCCAAGTCTCCGATGCCTAACTCGCGCAGCACGCAGCTGTTCATCAACCTGACGGATAACACCGCCCAGCTGGACCCACAGGGCTTCTCGGCGTTCGGAGAGGTAATCGAGGGCATGAGCGTCGTCGAGAAGATCTCCCCCAAGTACGGCGAGCGGCCCAACCAGATGATGATTCAGGAGAAGGGTAACGAGTACTTGAAATCCAGTTTCCCTGACCTGGACTACGTCAAAGAGGCTTACATCGCGAAATAG